A DNA window from Phragmites australis chromosome 11, lpPhrAust1.1, whole genome shotgun sequence contains the following coding sequences:
- the LOC133885129 gene encoding phospholipase D zeta 1-like isoform X3 yields the protein MNLERLPPAGRLGHHPYERMPPDPDLDPEGEAPAPEGRPEVLAAAAAASLRVPDAARVFDELPRASIVAVSRPDAGDITPMLLSYTIEVHYKQFRWRLYKKASEVLYLHFALKRREFLEEFHEKQEQVKEWLQNLGIGEHMPVVHDEDEADDVNVPPQSDESSIRNRNVPSSAVLPVIRPALGRQHSISDRAKVAMQEYLNHFFGNLDIVKSREVCKFLEVSCLSFLPEYGPKLKEDYVSVGHLPKIQKDRKKKCCSCGLFSCCKSNWQKVWVVLKPGFLALLEDPFDPKLLDVIIFDALPHMDINGEGQISLAKEIKERNPLHFGFQVSSGGRTIKLRTRSSTKVKDWVTAINAARQPPEGWCYPHRFGSFAPPRGLMEDGSMVQWFIDGQAAFEAIASSIEEAKSEIFITGWWLCPELYLRRPFQHHGSSRLDALLEARAKQGVQIYILLYKEVALALKINSLYSKQRLLNIHENVKVLRYPDHFSSGVYLWSHHEKIVIVDNQVCYIGGLDLCFGRYDSPEHKVTDYPPVIWPGRDYYNPRESEPNSWEDTMKDELDRTKYPRMPWHDVQCAIYGPPCRDVARHFVQRWNYAKRNKALNEQAIPLLMPHHHMVIPHYKGRSKEANGEAEGKQYNDKDVDVRKPVSSTSRASCQDVPLLLPQELEPQELSNGDLNVTDLDINHSDHLNKKSFNQPLLNRKAKLDSSHQDLPMRSFVDNLSPLEPSSIRHFDSSKVDRQHMDKKWWEMQERGDQVASVFDVGQVSPRATCRCQVVRSVGQWSAGTTHIEGSIHNAYFSLIEKAEHFVYIENQFFISGLSGDDMIKNRVLEALYRRILRAEREKRRFKAIIIIPLLPGFQGGIDDGGAASVRAIMHWQYRTICRGPNSILQNLFDVIGPKAHDYISFHGLRSHGKLCDGGPFVTNQIYIHSKLMIIDDRITLIGSANINDRSLLGSRDSEIT from the exons ATGAACCTGGAGCGCCTGCCGCCGGCGGGGCGCCTCGGCCACCACCCGTACGAGCGGATGCCGCCGGACCCGGACCTGGACCCCGAGGGCGAGGCGCCGGCGCCCGAGGGACGGCCGGAGGtcctggcggcggcggcggcggcgtcgctcCGGGTGCCCGACGCGGCGCGGGTGTTCGACGAGCTCCCGCGCGCGTCCATCGTCGCCGTGTCGCGTCCCGACGCCGGGGACATCACGCCCATGCTGCTGTCCTACACCATCGAGGTCCACTACAAGCAG TTTAGATGGCGTCTATATAAGAAAGCTTCAGAGGTTCTCTATCTGCACTTTGCGTTGAAGAGgcgtgaattccttgaagaatTCCATGAGAAGCAAGAACAG GTCAAAGAATGGCTCCAAAATTTGGGAATTGGGGAGCATATGCCAGTAGTACATGATGAGGATGAAGCAGACGATGTGAATGTTCCTCCACAATCTGATGAAAGCTCCATTAGAAATAG AAATGTTCCTTCAAGTGCTGTTTTGCCTGTTATCCGACCAGCTCTTGGACGTCAACACTCTATTTCTGATCGAGCTAAAGTTGCAATGCAAGAATATTTGAACCATTTCTTTGGGAACTTGGATATTGTCAAGTCACGGGAG GTTTGCAAGTTTTTGGAGGTTTCATGTTTGTCATTTTTACCTGAGTATGGGCCCAAGCTAAAAGAAGACTATGTTTCAGTTGGACACTTGCCAAAAATTCAAAAGGACCGTAAAAAGAAATGTTGTTCATGCGGATTGTTCAGCTGCTGCAAGAGCAACTGGCAAAAG GTCTGGGTTGTCCTGAAGCCAGGATTCTTGGCTTTGCTTGAAGATCCTTTTGATCCAAAGCTTTTAGATGTCATTATTTTTGATGCATTGCCACACATGGATATAAATGGAGAAGGGCAGATCTCTCTAGCAAAAGAGATTAAAGAACGGAACCCGTTGCATTTTGGATTCCAG GTATCTTCTGGTGGTCGGACGATAAAGCTACGTACTAGAAGCTCTACTAAAGTTAAGGACTGGGTTACTGCAATAAATGCTGCTCGACAACCTCCAGAGGGCTGGTGTTATCCTCATCGTTTTGGTTCATTTGCACCACCAAGGGGTTTGATGGAAGATGGAAGTATGGTGCAATGGTTCATAGATGGGCAAGCTGCATTCGAAGCTATTGCCTCTTCCATTGAGGAAGCTAAATCAGAG ATATTTATTACTGGCTGGTGGCTCTGCCCAGAATTGTATCTTCGGCGCCCATtccaacatcatgggtcatCTAGGCTTGATGCTTTACTGGAAGCAAGAGCTAAGCAGGGTGTACAG ATTTACATTCTCTTGTACAAGGAAGTTGCTCTTGCATTGAAAATTAATAGCTTGTACAGTAAACAAAGGCTACTTAACATTCATGAGAATGTCAAAGTTCTGCGTTACCCTGATCATTTCTCAAGTGGTGTTTACTTGTG GTCGCACCATGAGAAGATTGTGATTGTTGATAATCAAGTATGTTATATTGGAGGTCTTGATCTATGCTTCGGTCGGTACGACAGTCCTGAACACAAAGTTACAGATTATCCTCCTGTGATATGGCCAGGGAGGGACTACTACAATCCCAG GGAATCTGAGCCAAATTCTTGGGAGGACACAATGAAAGATGAGCTGGACCGTACTAAATATCCCCGCATGCCTTGGCACGATGTACAGTGTGCTATCTATGGTCCACCTTGTCGTGATGTAGCGAGGCATTTTGTTCAGCGCTGGAATTATGCAAAG AGGAACAAAGCTTTAAATGAGCAAGCGATTCCCTTACTGATGCCTCATCACCACATGGTAATTCCACATTACAAGGGCAGAAGCAAAGAAGCAAATGGTGAGGCTGAGGGTAAACAGTATAATGATAAGGATGTTGACGTTAGAAAGCCAGTCTCCTCGACATCACGTGCATCATGCCAGGACGTTCCATTGCTTTTACCTCAAGAGCTTGAACCTCAGGAATTATCCAATGGGGATTTAAATGTGACTGATTTAGACATTAACCATTCAGATCACCTAAACAAAAAGAGCTTTAATCAGCCTTTACTCAACCGAAAGGCAAAGTTGGATTCTTCTCACCAGGATTTACCTATGAGAAGTTTTGTAGACAATCTCAGTCCCCTTGAGCCGTCATCTATTAGACAttttgattcatcaaaagtggATAGGCAGCACATGGACAAGAAATGGTGGGAAATGCAGGAGCGAGGAGACCAGGTTGCTTCAGTATTTGACGTTGGACAAGTTAGTCCAAGGGCAACTTGTCGTTGTCAG GTTGTCAGGAGTGTTGGTCAGTGGTCAGCTGGGACCACTCACATTGAAGGAAGCATTCACAATGCCTACTTTTCTCTAATTGAAAAGGCAGAACACTTTGTATACATTGAG AATCAATTTTTCATATCGGGCCTATCAGGAGATGATATGATTAAAAACCGTGTATTGGAAGCATTGTACAGGCGTATACTTCGAGCTGAAAGAGAGAAAAGGCGCTTTAAGGCCATCATCATCATACCTCTTTTACCTGGTTTTCAG GGAGGCATTGATGATGGTGGAGCTGCATCAGTGAGGGCAATTATGCACTGGCAATACCGGACTATATGTAGAGGCCCAAATTCGATTCTTCAGAATCTGTTTGATGTTATTGGACCCAAAGCACATGATTACATCTCCTTTCATGGTCTTAGATCCCATGGCAAACTATGTGATGGGGGTCCCTTTGTTACTAATCAG ATTTATATACATAGCAAGTTGATGATAATTGATGACCGCATCACATTGATAGGCTCAGCTAACATAAATGATAGAAGCTTGCTTGGGTCAAGAGATTCCGAG ATTACTTAA
- the LOC133885129 gene encoding phospholipase D zeta 1-like isoform X2: MNLERLPPAGRLGHHPYERMPPDPDLDPEGEAPAPEGRPEVLAAAAAASLRVPDAARVFDELPRASIVAVSRPDAGDITPMLLSYTIEVHYKQFRWRLYKKASEVLYLHFALKRREFLEEFHEKQEQVKEWLQNLGIGEHMPVVHDEDEADDVNVPPQSDESSIRNRNVPSSAVLPVIRPALGRQHSISDRAKVAMQEYLNHFFGNLDIVKSREVCKFLEVSCLSFLPEYGPKLKEDYVSVGHLPKIQKDRKKKCCSCGLFSCCKSNWQKVWVVLKPGFLALLEDPFDPKLLDVIIFDALPHMDINGEGQISLAKEIKERNPLHFGFQVSSGGRTIKLRTRSSTKVKDWVTAINAARQPPEGWCYPHRFGSFAPPRGLMEDGSMVQWFIDGQAAFEAIASSIEEAKSEIFITGWWLCPELYLRRPFQHHGSSRLDALLEARAKQGVQIYILLYKEVALALKINSLYSKQRLLNIHENVKVLRYPDHFSSGVYLWSHHEKIVIVDNQVCYIGGLDLCFGRYDSPEHKVTDYPPVIWPGRDYYNPRESEPNSWEDTMKDELDRTKYPRMPWHDVQCAIYGPPCRDVARHFVQRWNYAKRNKALNEQAIPLLMPHHHMVIPHYKGRSKEANGEAEGKQYNDKDVDVRKPVSSTSRASCQDVPLLLPQELEPQELSNGDLNVTDLDINHSDHLNKKSFNQPLLNRKAKLDSSHQDLPMRSFVDNLSPLEPSSIRHFDSSKVDRQHMDKKWWEMQERGDQVASVFDVGQVSPRATCRCQVVRSVGQWSAGTTHIEGSIHNAYFSLIEKAEHFVYIENQFFISGLSGDDMIKNRVLEALYRRILRAEREKRRFKAIIIIPLLPGFQGGIDDGGAASVRAIMHWQYRTICRGPNSILQNLFDVIGPKAHDYISFHGLRSHGKLCDGGPFVTNQIYIHSKLMIIDDRITLIGSANINDRSLLGSRDSEIALVIEDKEVVNSKMDGRPWEAGKFSLSLRLSLWAEHLGLHPREKGINNTAELSVVFNLPGDTTGNRRRTRPRVRHLL, translated from the exons ATGAACCTGGAGCGCCTGCCGCCGGCGGGGCGCCTCGGCCACCACCCGTACGAGCGGATGCCGCCGGACCCGGACCTGGACCCCGAGGGCGAGGCGCCGGCGCCCGAGGGACGGCCGGAGGtcctggcggcggcggcggcggcgtcgctcCGGGTGCCCGACGCGGCGCGGGTGTTCGACGAGCTCCCGCGCGCGTCCATCGTCGCCGTGTCGCGTCCCGACGCCGGGGACATCACGCCCATGCTGCTGTCCTACACCATCGAGGTCCACTACAAGCAG TTTAGATGGCGTCTATATAAGAAAGCTTCAGAGGTTCTCTATCTGCACTTTGCGTTGAAGAGgcgtgaattccttgaagaatTCCATGAGAAGCAAGAACAG GTCAAAGAATGGCTCCAAAATTTGGGAATTGGGGAGCATATGCCAGTAGTACATGATGAGGATGAAGCAGACGATGTGAATGTTCCTCCACAATCTGATGAAAGCTCCATTAGAAATAG AAATGTTCCTTCAAGTGCTGTTTTGCCTGTTATCCGACCAGCTCTTGGACGTCAACACTCTATTTCTGATCGAGCTAAAGTTGCAATGCAAGAATATTTGAACCATTTCTTTGGGAACTTGGATATTGTCAAGTCACGGGAG GTTTGCAAGTTTTTGGAGGTTTCATGTTTGTCATTTTTACCTGAGTATGGGCCCAAGCTAAAAGAAGACTATGTTTCAGTTGGACACTTGCCAAAAATTCAAAAGGACCGTAAAAAGAAATGTTGTTCATGCGGATTGTTCAGCTGCTGCAAGAGCAACTGGCAAAAG GTCTGGGTTGTCCTGAAGCCAGGATTCTTGGCTTTGCTTGAAGATCCTTTTGATCCAAAGCTTTTAGATGTCATTATTTTTGATGCATTGCCACACATGGATATAAATGGAGAAGGGCAGATCTCTCTAGCAAAAGAGATTAAAGAACGGAACCCGTTGCATTTTGGATTCCAG GTATCTTCTGGTGGTCGGACGATAAAGCTACGTACTAGAAGCTCTACTAAAGTTAAGGACTGGGTTACTGCAATAAATGCTGCTCGACAACCTCCAGAGGGCTGGTGTTATCCTCATCGTTTTGGTTCATTTGCACCACCAAGGGGTTTGATGGAAGATGGAAGTATGGTGCAATGGTTCATAGATGGGCAAGCTGCATTCGAAGCTATTGCCTCTTCCATTGAGGAAGCTAAATCAGAG ATATTTATTACTGGCTGGTGGCTCTGCCCAGAATTGTATCTTCGGCGCCCATtccaacatcatgggtcatCTAGGCTTGATGCTTTACTGGAAGCAAGAGCTAAGCAGGGTGTACAG ATTTACATTCTCTTGTACAAGGAAGTTGCTCTTGCATTGAAAATTAATAGCTTGTACAGTAAACAAAGGCTACTTAACATTCATGAGAATGTCAAAGTTCTGCGTTACCCTGATCATTTCTCAAGTGGTGTTTACTTGTG GTCGCACCATGAGAAGATTGTGATTGTTGATAATCAAGTATGTTATATTGGAGGTCTTGATCTATGCTTCGGTCGGTACGACAGTCCTGAACACAAAGTTACAGATTATCCTCCTGTGATATGGCCAGGGAGGGACTACTACAATCCCAG GGAATCTGAGCCAAATTCTTGGGAGGACACAATGAAAGATGAGCTGGACCGTACTAAATATCCCCGCATGCCTTGGCACGATGTACAGTGTGCTATCTATGGTCCACCTTGTCGTGATGTAGCGAGGCATTTTGTTCAGCGCTGGAATTATGCAAAG AGGAACAAAGCTTTAAATGAGCAAGCGATTCCCTTACTGATGCCTCATCACCACATGGTAATTCCACATTACAAGGGCAGAAGCAAAGAAGCAAATGGTGAGGCTGAGGGTAAACAGTATAATGATAAGGATGTTGACGTTAGAAAGCCAGTCTCCTCGACATCACGTGCATCATGCCAGGACGTTCCATTGCTTTTACCTCAAGAGCTTGAACCTCAGGAATTATCCAATGGGGATTTAAATGTGACTGATTTAGACATTAACCATTCAGATCACCTAAACAAAAAGAGCTTTAATCAGCCTTTACTCAACCGAAAGGCAAAGTTGGATTCTTCTCACCAGGATTTACCTATGAGAAGTTTTGTAGACAATCTCAGTCCCCTTGAGCCGTCATCTATTAGACAttttgattcatcaaaagtggATAGGCAGCACATGGACAAGAAATGGTGGGAAATGCAGGAGCGAGGAGACCAGGTTGCTTCAGTATTTGACGTTGGACAAGTTAGTCCAAGGGCAACTTGTCGTTGTCAG GTTGTCAGGAGTGTTGGTCAGTGGTCAGCTGGGACCACTCACATTGAAGGAAGCATTCACAATGCCTACTTTTCTCTAATTGAAAAGGCAGAACACTTTGTATACATTGAG AATCAATTTTTCATATCGGGCCTATCAGGAGATGATATGATTAAAAACCGTGTATTGGAAGCATTGTACAGGCGTATACTTCGAGCTGAAAGAGAGAAAAGGCGCTTTAAGGCCATCATCATCATACCTCTTTTACCTGGTTTTCAG GGAGGCATTGATGATGGTGGAGCTGCATCAGTGAGGGCAATTATGCACTGGCAATACCGGACTATATGTAGAGGCCCAAATTCGATTCTTCAGAATCTGTTTGATGTTATTGGACCCAAAGCACATGATTACATCTCCTTTCATGGTCTTAGATCCCATGGCAAACTATGTGATGGGGGTCCCTTTGTTACTAATCAG ATTTATATACATAGCAAGTTGATGATAATTGATGACCGCATCACATTGATAGGCTCAGCTAACATAAATGATAGAAGCTTGCTTGGGTCAAGAGATTCCGAG ATTGCTTTGGTCATTGAAGACAAAGAAGTTGTTAATTCCAAAATGGATGGAAGACCTTGGGAAGCTGGGAAATTCTCTCTAAGTCTACGTCTCTCTCTTTGGGCGGAGCACCTTGGCCTTCATCCAAGAGAG AAAGGGATCAACAATACAGCGGAGCTAAGCGTAGTTTTCAATCTTCCAGGCGACACTACAGGCAATCGGCGGAGAACACGCCCTAGAGTGCGCCATCTTTTATGa
- the LOC133885129 gene encoding phospholipase D zeta 1-like isoform X1, with the protein MNLERLPPAGRLGHHPYERMPPDPDLDPEGEAPAPEGRPEVLAAAAAASLRVPDAARVFDELPRASIVAVSRPDAGDITPMLLSYTIEVHYKQFRWRLYKKASEVLYLHFALKRREFLEEFHEKQEQVKEWLQNLGIGEHMPVVHDEDEADDVNVPPQSDESSIRNRNVPSSAVLPVIRPALGRQHSISDRAKVAMQEYLNHFFGNLDIVKSREVCKFLEVSCLSFLPEYGPKLKEDYVSVGHLPKIQKDRKKKCCSCGLFSCCKSNWQKVWVVLKPGFLALLEDPFDPKLLDVIIFDALPHMDINGEGQISLAKEIKERNPLHFGFQVSSGGRTIKLRTRSSTKVKDWVTAINAARQPPEGWCYPHRFGSFAPPRGLMEDGSMVQWFIDGQAAFEAIASSIEEAKSEIFITGWWLCPELYLRRPFQHHGSSRLDALLEARAKQGVQIYILLYKEVALALKINSLYSKQRLLNIHENVKVLRYPDHFSSGVYLWSHHEKIVIVDNQVCYIGGLDLCFGRYDSPEHKVTDYPPVIWPGRDYYNPRESEPNSWEDTMKDELDRTKYPRMPWHDVQCAIYGPPCRDVARHFVQRWNYAKRNKALNEQAIPLLMPHHHMVIPHYKGRSKEANGEAEGKQYNDKDVDVRKPVSSTSRASCQDVPLLLPQELEPQELSNGDLNVTDLDINHSDHLNKKSFNQPLLNRKAKLDSSHQDLPMRSFVDNLSPLEPSSIRHFDSSKVDRQHMDKKWWEMQERGDQVASVFDVGQVSPRATCRCQVVRSVGQWSAGTTHIEGSIHNAYFSLIEKAEHFVYIENQFFISGLSGDDMIKNRVLEALYRRILRAEREKRRFKAIIIIPLLPGFQGGIDDGGAASVRAIMHWQYRTICRGPNSILQNLFDVIGPKAHDYISFHGLRSHGKLCDGGPFVTNQIYIHSKLMIIDDRITLIGSANINDRSLLGSRDSEIALVIEDKEVVNSKMDGRPWEAGKFSLSLRLSLWAEHLGLHPREVSHIMDPIDDSTFKNIWMATAKTNTMIYQDVFSCVPNDVIHSRAQFRQSFAQLKDKAGHTTIDLGVAQEKLEIYQDGDLKGTDPMDRLQLIRGHLVSFPLDFMCQEDLRPYFSESEYYTSPQVFH; encoded by the exons ATGAACCTGGAGCGCCTGCCGCCGGCGGGGCGCCTCGGCCACCACCCGTACGAGCGGATGCCGCCGGACCCGGACCTGGACCCCGAGGGCGAGGCGCCGGCGCCCGAGGGACGGCCGGAGGtcctggcggcggcggcggcggcgtcgctcCGGGTGCCCGACGCGGCGCGGGTGTTCGACGAGCTCCCGCGCGCGTCCATCGTCGCCGTGTCGCGTCCCGACGCCGGGGACATCACGCCCATGCTGCTGTCCTACACCATCGAGGTCCACTACAAGCAG TTTAGATGGCGTCTATATAAGAAAGCTTCAGAGGTTCTCTATCTGCACTTTGCGTTGAAGAGgcgtgaattccttgaagaatTCCATGAGAAGCAAGAACAG GTCAAAGAATGGCTCCAAAATTTGGGAATTGGGGAGCATATGCCAGTAGTACATGATGAGGATGAAGCAGACGATGTGAATGTTCCTCCACAATCTGATGAAAGCTCCATTAGAAATAG AAATGTTCCTTCAAGTGCTGTTTTGCCTGTTATCCGACCAGCTCTTGGACGTCAACACTCTATTTCTGATCGAGCTAAAGTTGCAATGCAAGAATATTTGAACCATTTCTTTGGGAACTTGGATATTGTCAAGTCACGGGAG GTTTGCAAGTTTTTGGAGGTTTCATGTTTGTCATTTTTACCTGAGTATGGGCCCAAGCTAAAAGAAGACTATGTTTCAGTTGGACACTTGCCAAAAATTCAAAAGGACCGTAAAAAGAAATGTTGTTCATGCGGATTGTTCAGCTGCTGCAAGAGCAACTGGCAAAAG GTCTGGGTTGTCCTGAAGCCAGGATTCTTGGCTTTGCTTGAAGATCCTTTTGATCCAAAGCTTTTAGATGTCATTATTTTTGATGCATTGCCACACATGGATATAAATGGAGAAGGGCAGATCTCTCTAGCAAAAGAGATTAAAGAACGGAACCCGTTGCATTTTGGATTCCAG GTATCTTCTGGTGGTCGGACGATAAAGCTACGTACTAGAAGCTCTACTAAAGTTAAGGACTGGGTTACTGCAATAAATGCTGCTCGACAACCTCCAGAGGGCTGGTGTTATCCTCATCGTTTTGGTTCATTTGCACCACCAAGGGGTTTGATGGAAGATGGAAGTATGGTGCAATGGTTCATAGATGGGCAAGCTGCATTCGAAGCTATTGCCTCTTCCATTGAGGAAGCTAAATCAGAG ATATTTATTACTGGCTGGTGGCTCTGCCCAGAATTGTATCTTCGGCGCCCATtccaacatcatgggtcatCTAGGCTTGATGCTTTACTGGAAGCAAGAGCTAAGCAGGGTGTACAG ATTTACATTCTCTTGTACAAGGAAGTTGCTCTTGCATTGAAAATTAATAGCTTGTACAGTAAACAAAGGCTACTTAACATTCATGAGAATGTCAAAGTTCTGCGTTACCCTGATCATTTCTCAAGTGGTGTTTACTTGTG GTCGCACCATGAGAAGATTGTGATTGTTGATAATCAAGTATGTTATATTGGAGGTCTTGATCTATGCTTCGGTCGGTACGACAGTCCTGAACACAAAGTTACAGATTATCCTCCTGTGATATGGCCAGGGAGGGACTACTACAATCCCAG GGAATCTGAGCCAAATTCTTGGGAGGACACAATGAAAGATGAGCTGGACCGTACTAAATATCCCCGCATGCCTTGGCACGATGTACAGTGTGCTATCTATGGTCCACCTTGTCGTGATGTAGCGAGGCATTTTGTTCAGCGCTGGAATTATGCAAAG AGGAACAAAGCTTTAAATGAGCAAGCGATTCCCTTACTGATGCCTCATCACCACATGGTAATTCCACATTACAAGGGCAGAAGCAAAGAAGCAAATGGTGAGGCTGAGGGTAAACAGTATAATGATAAGGATGTTGACGTTAGAAAGCCAGTCTCCTCGACATCACGTGCATCATGCCAGGACGTTCCATTGCTTTTACCTCAAGAGCTTGAACCTCAGGAATTATCCAATGGGGATTTAAATGTGACTGATTTAGACATTAACCATTCAGATCACCTAAACAAAAAGAGCTTTAATCAGCCTTTACTCAACCGAAAGGCAAAGTTGGATTCTTCTCACCAGGATTTACCTATGAGAAGTTTTGTAGACAATCTCAGTCCCCTTGAGCCGTCATCTATTAGACAttttgattcatcaaaagtggATAGGCAGCACATGGACAAGAAATGGTGGGAAATGCAGGAGCGAGGAGACCAGGTTGCTTCAGTATTTGACGTTGGACAAGTTAGTCCAAGGGCAACTTGTCGTTGTCAG GTTGTCAGGAGTGTTGGTCAGTGGTCAGCTGGGACCACTCACATTGAAGGAAGCATTCACAATGCCTACTTTTCTCTAATTGAAAAGGCAGAACACTTTGTATACATTGAG AATCAATTTTTCATATCGGGCCTATCAGGAGATGATATGATTAAAAACCGTGTATTGGAAGCATTGTACAGGCGTATACTTCGAGCTGAAAGAGAGAAAAGGCGCTTTAAGGCCATCATCATCATACCTCTTTTACCTGGTTTTCAG GGAGGCATTGATGATGGTGGAGCTGCATCAGTGAGGGCAATTATGCACTGGCAATACCGGACTATATGTAGAGGCCCAAATTCGATTCTTCAGAATCTGTTTGATGTTATTGGACCCAAAGCACATGATTACATCTCCTTTCATGGTCTTAGATCCCATGGCAAACTATGTGATGGGGGTCCCTTTGTTACTAATCAG ATTTATATACATAGCAAGTTGATGATAATTGATGACCGCATCACATTGATAGGCTCAGCTAACATAAATGATAGAAGCTTGCTTGGGTCAAGAGATTCCGAG ATTGCTTTGGTCATTGAAGACAAAGAAGTTGTTAATTCCAAAATGGATGGAAGACCTTGGGAAGCTGGGAAATTCTCTCTAAGTCTACGTCTCTCTCTTTGGGCGGAGCACCTTGGCCTTCATCCAAGAGAG GTTAGCCACATCATGGATCCTATAGATGATTCTACATTCAAAAATATCTGGATGGCCACTGCTAAG